A single window of Usitatibacter rugosus DNA harbors:
- a CDS encoding GntR family transcriptional regulator: protein MDGEWNDSQPIYRQLRDRIVAMILDGALNEGDSLPSVRTVSAESRVNPLTVMKGYQQLVDEGLVETRRGLGMFVNQGARGLLLKSEREGFLKDEWPRLREHIERLGLTVEDLLARPAAKRRTGKKES, encoded by the coding sequence ATGGACGGAGAGTGGAACGACAGCCAGCCGATCTACCGGCAGCTCCGCGACCGGATCGTCGCCATGATCCTCGACGGCGCGTTGAACGAGGGCGACTCGCTGCCTTCCGTTCGCACCGTGTCGGCTGAATCCAGGGTGAACCCGCTCACCGTCATGAAGGGATACCAGCAGCTCGTGGACGAGGGGCTGGTGGAGACGAGGCGGGGGCTGGGCATGTTCGTGAACCAGGGCGCGCGCGGCCTGCTGCTGAAGAGCGAGCGCGAGGGGTTCCTGAAGGACGAATGGCCGCGGCTTCGCGAGCACATCGAGCGCCTCGGGCTCACGGTCGAGGATCTTCTCGCCCGCCCCGCCGCGAAGCGCCGCACCGGAAAGAAGGAGAGCTGA
- a CDS encoding ABC transporter permease, producing MNARSTLVWSLRRELWEHRSLYIAPLVAAGFEVLAFTAHIAKQAAPLQGLSQMDPAKRAFIVAMPYSFSASMILFITFIVALFYCLDALYAERRDRSILFWKSMPVSDRMTVLSKFVVPMAVLPAVAFCVALATQLLIFASSGVVLAAKGVDVGAVWSSLPLGEMTVVMAYGLVVHALWYAPIYGALLFVSAWAKKAPFLWATLPLFGVFLFERIAFDSSYVYSFLKYRVTGAITEGFVPGAGKSMVLSTAQLDPVRFVSSYGLWVGLALAVAFLAVAIRIRRSREPI from the coding sequence ATGAACGCGCGCTCGACACTGGTTTGGTCCCTGCGACGCGAGCTCTGGGAGCACCGGTCCCTGTACATCGCGCCGCTGGTCGCGGCGGGCTTCGAGGTGCTGGCGTTCACCGCGCACATTGCCAAGCAGGCGGCACCGCTGCAGGGGCTCTCGCAGATGGATCCCGCTAAGCGGGCGTTCATCGTCGCGATGCCGTACAGCTTCTCCGCCTCGATGATCCTCTTCATCACCTTCATCGTCGCGCTGTTCTATTGCCTCGACGCCCTGTATGCCGAGCGGCGCGACCGCAGCATCCTCTTCTGGAAATCGATGCCGGTCTCGGACCGCATGACGGTGCTCTCGAAGTTCGTCGTGCCCATGGCGGTGCTCCCGGCCGTCGCATTCTGTGTCGCGCTGGCTACGCAGCTCCTGATCTTCGCCTCGAGCGGTGTCGTGCTCGCAGCGAAGGGCGTCGACGTCGGCGCGGTGTGGTCGTCGCTGCCGCTCGGGGAGATGACCGTGGTGATGGCCTATGGCCTCGTCGTGCACGCGCTCTGGTACGCGCCGATCTACGGCGCGCTGCTGTTCGTATCCGCGTGGGCGAAGAAGGCGCCGTTCCTCTGGGCCACGCTTCCGCTCTTCGGGGTCTTCCTGTTCGAGAGGATCGCGTTCGACAGCTCGTACGTCTATTCCTTCCTGAAGTACCGCGTCACCGGAGCGATCACCGAAGGATTCGTCCCGGGCGCCGGGAAGAGCATGGTGCTGTCGACCGCGCAGCTGGATCCCGTGCGGTTCGTCTCGAGCTACGGTCTCTGGGTCGGGCTCGCCCTTGCGGTGGCTTTCCTCGCGGTGGCGATCCGCATACGTCGCTCGCGCGAGCCGATCTGA
- the senA gene encoding selenoneine synthase SenA — MLGDTQATPGHFARTAGRAWLREALQQSRSRTLALFAAFEKRLAASNLTIPMSPQVNPPLWELGHVGWFQDWWVARNVERGAGVRCNPDRARSASRLPGADALYDSSNVPHDSRWSLPLPSPAETKAYLAAGLADTLALLDTAAETDADLYFFRLVLLHEDMHGEAVAYMAQALGIPDPRDAALPGPPLAAVTGTLWIPGRPWVLGRKADAPGFAFDNEQGMAPVIVETFEIDASPLTWARYLPFLEQGAAVPRYLRKQDGAWQRLAFGSWIPLQPDAAVCHITLPEALAWCRWAGRRLPTEAEWELAEHTSSTFTWGSVWEWTASAFAPYPGFEPHPYRDYSEPWFYTRQVLKGASAMTHPRIAHPKYRNFFTPDRNDIPAGFRTVAQ, encoded by the coding sequence ATGCTGGGTGATACGCAGGCAACGCCGGGGCACTTTGCGAGAACCGCGGGGCGGGCCTGGCTGCGCGAGGCGCTGCAGCAGTCCCGCAGCCGCACCTTAGCCCTGTTTGCCGCGTTCGAGAAACGGCTCGCCGCCAGCAACCTCACGATACCCATGTCGCCGCAGGTAAATCCACCGCTGTGGGAGCTGGGCCACGTCGGCTGGTTCCAGGACTGGTGGGTCGCGCGCAACGTCGAGCGTGGCGCGGGCGTGCGCTGCAATCCGGATCGCGCGAGGAGTGCGTCGCGGCTTCCCGGCGCGGATGCCCTCTACGACTCCAGCAACGTCCCGCACGATTCGCGCTGGTCGTTACCATTGCCGAGCCCCGCGGAGACGAAGGCCTATCTCGCGGCCGGTCTCGCCGACACGCTGGCGCTGCTCGACACCGCGGCCGAGACCGACGCCGACCTCTACTTCTTCCGCCTCGTGCTCCTGCACGAGGACATGCACGGCGAAGCGGTTGCCTACATGGCGCAGGCGCTCGGCATTCCCGATCCGCGTGACGCGGCTCTTCCCGGACCGCCTTTGGCCGCCGTGACGGGCACGCTCTGGATCCCCGGTCGCCCGTGGGTGCTGGGCCGCAAGGCGGACGCCCCGGGCTTTGCATTCGACAACGAGCAAGGCATGGCGCCGGTGATCGTGGAGACGTTCGAGATCGACGCCTCGCCGCTCACCTGGGCGCGCTACCTTCCGTTCCTCGAGCAGGGTGCCGCGGTTCCGCGCTATCTCCGCAAGCAGGACGGTGCGTGGCAGCGCCTGGCGTTCGGATCATGGATCCCGCTGCAGCCCGACGCGGCGGTCTGCCATATCACGTTGCCGGAAGCGCTGGCGTGGTGCCGTTGGGCGGGGCGGCGCCTGCCCACCGAAGCGGAATGGGAACTGGCCGAGCACACGTCATCGACCTTCACGTGGGGCTCGGTGTGGGAGTGGACCGCCAGTGCGTTCGCGCCGTACCCGGGCTTCGAGCCGCATCCCTATCGCGATTACTCCGAACCCTGGTTCTACACGCGCCAGGTGCTGAAGGGAGCGAGCGCCATGACCCACCCGCGCATCGCCCACCCCAAGTACCGCAACTTCTTCACGCCGGACCGCAACGACATCCCCGCGGGCTTCCGCACCGTCGCGCAATAA
- a CDS encoding tripartite tricarboxylate transporter substrate binding protein: MQTTRRRFHGAALAASLLALAPSLALAQADWPTKPVRIIVPYTPGGFTDITARTVALRLQERLKQPFTIDNKPGANGIVGTEALAKSAPDGYTFVLVIAAFSSSPALYAKLPYDSRKDFMPVSLVGISPLIAAVNVDLPVKNGKELVAYAKANPGKISFGSSGNGAAAHLTTEYFKSLTGVDMVHIPYKGTAPAMADLLGGRIQLLFDAPSGILPNGKAGKIRMIGISADRRLAAAPEVPTFIEQGFTGFTGSTWAGFLAPAGTPPEIVKKLSAEVAAVVRMEEVKKAFDDLGIVPVGNTPAEFDAFIVGEMDKWGKVIRDAKVKAE; encoded by the coding sequence ATGCAAACGACCCGCCGCCGCTTCCACGGCGCTGCCCTCGCCGCTTCGCTCCTCGCCCTCGCCCCCTCGCTCGCACTCGCGCAGGCCGACTGGCCGACGAAGCCCGTCCGCATCATCGTTCCGTACACGCCCGGCGGCTTCACCGACATCACGGCGCGCACCGTGGCGCTGCGGCTGCAGGAGCGGCTGAAGCAGCCCTTCACGATCGACAACAAGCCCGGGGCCAACGGCATCGTCGGCACCGAGGCGCTCGCGAAGTCCGCGCCTGACGGCTATACGTTCGTGCTGGTGATCGCGGCGTTCTCTTCGAGCCCGGCGCTCTACGCGAAGCTGCCGTACGACTCGCGCAAGGACTTCATGCCGGTCTCGCTCGTGGGCATCTCGCCGCTCATCGCCGCGGTGAACGTCGACCTGCCGGTGAAGAACGGCAAGGAGCTCGTGGCCTACGCGAAGGCCAATCCCGGGAAGATCAGCTTCGGCTCGTCGGGCAACGGGGCGGCCGCGCACCTCACGACGGAATACTTCAAGTCGCTCACCGGCGTGGACATGGTGCACATCCCCTACAAGGGCACGGCGCCCGCGATGGCGGATCTGCTCGGCGGTCGGATCCAGCTTCTCTTCGATGCGCCCTCGGGAATCCTCCCCAACGGCAAGGCGGGGAAGATCCGCATGATCGGCATCTCCGCGGACCGGCGCCTCGCAGCCGCGCCGGAAGTCCCGACGTTCATCGAGCAGGGCTTCACGGGATTCACCGGCAGCACGTGGGCCGGCTTCCTCGCCCCCGCGGGCACGCCGCCCGAGATCGTGAAGAAGCTCTCCGCGGAAGTCGCAGCCGTGGTGCGGATGGAAGAGGTGAAGAAAGCCTTCGACGACCTGGGCATCGTGCCCGTCGGCAACACACCCGCCGAGTTCGACGCGTTCATCGTCGGCGAGATGGACAAGTGGGGCAAGGTGATCCGCGACGCGAAGGTGAAGGCCGAATAA
- the senB gene encoding selenoneine biosynthesis selenosugar synthase SenB, with protein sequence MAHERSIVIVTPALADANNGNWQTASRWARMLAPRYRTRIVQHWPDGGASERDDAMIALHAVRSLASINTWAGIRGEHGLAVVMTGTDLYGLDGMDPLSKEALSLAQHVVVLQELGKERLPPSARAKARVIFQSATKRPTLTKPHSRLRAVMVGHLRDVKSPETLFDAALQLRAERDIFIDHIGEALDPSLGARARATAKGAPNYRWLGGLPHEEVRRRIQRAHLLVHTSRAEGGAHVVHEAIRSGTPVLASDVEGNIGMLGPDYFGYFHHGSAAQLALMLIACRDELHRTQSGALMKRLREQCHERSPLFDPAREKAAVLKLAADLLGSP encoded by the coding sequence ATGGCCCACGAAAGATCGATCGTCATTGTGACTCCGGCCCTTGCCGATGCCAACAACGGCAACTGGCAGACGGCGTCGCGCTGGGCGCGGATGCTGGCACCCCGCTACAGGACGCGCATCGTGCAGCATTGGCCCGACGGCGGTGCCTCCGAGCGCGACGACGCGATGATCGCGTTGCATGCCGTGCGCTCGCTGGCCTCGATCAACACGTGGGCCGGAATCCGCGGGGAGCACGGGCTTGCGGTCGTGATGACGGGCACCGATCTCTACGGGCTCGATGGAATGGATCCCCTGTCGAAGGAGGCGCTGTCGCTGGCCCAGCACGTGGTCGTGCTGCAGGAGCTCGGCAAGGAGAGGTTGCCGCCCTCCGCGCGCGCAAAGGCCCGGGTGATCTTCCAGTCGGCCACGAAGCGGCCCACGCTCACCAAGCCCCACTCGCGCCTGCGGGCCGTGATGGTCGGGCACCTGCGCGACGTGAAGTCGCCCGAGACGCTCTTCGATGCCGCGCTTCAGCTGCGTGCGGAGCGCGACATCTTCATCGACCACATCGGCGAGGCACTCGATCCAAGCCTCGGCGCTCGCGCCCGTGCGACGGCCAAGGGCGCTCCGAACTACCGGTGGCTGGGCGGCCTGCCCCACGAAGAAGTGCGCCGGCGGATCCAGCGCGCGCACCTGCTCGTCCACACGAGCCGTGCCGAGGGTGGAGCGCATGTAGTCCACGAAGCGATTCGCTCCGGCACGCCGGTGCTCGCCTCGGACGTGGAGGGCAACATCGGGATGCTCGGTCCCGATTATTTCGGATACTTCCACCACGGAAGCGCGGCCCAGTTGGCCCTGATGCTCATCGCATGCCGCGACGAGCTGCACCGGACGCAAAGCGGTGCGCTGATGAAGCGGCTGCGCGAGCAATGCCACGAGCGCTCGCCGCTCTTCGATCCCGCCCGTGAGAAGGCGGCCGTGCTGAAGCTGGCCGCGGACCTGCTCGGCTCCCCGTAG
- a CDS encoding ABC transporter ATP-binding protein, translated as MSCIEARGLRKTYGTTAALDGVDLRVEEGRILGLIGPNGAGKTTALNAILGLTPCQGELKVLGRDPWKERDELMREACFIADVAVLPRWIKVSQAVDYVAGVHPRFDRAKADAFLAKTTLPRDKKVGKLSKGMVTQLHLALVMAIDAKLLVLDEPTLGLDILFRKQFYDSLLNDYFDGKRTILVTTHQVEEIQHVLTDVAFINRGRIVLDSSMEAFEGRFSEVMVMPENAEAARALSPLHERQVFGRSILLYDNANRTRLAELGEVRTPSIADVFVALIGNDAGTAQRVAA; from the coding sequence ATGTCCTGCATCGAGGCCCGCGGACTGCGGAAAACCTATGGCACCACCGCCGCGCTGGATGGCGTGGACCTTCGCGTCGAGGAGGGCCGCATCCTGGGCTTGATCGGCCCCAACGGCGCGGGCAAGACGACTGCGCTCAATGCGATCCTCGGCCTCACGCCGTGCCAGGGCGAGCTGAAGGTGCTCGGGCGCGATCCGTGGAAGGAGCGCGACGAGCTGATGCGCGAGGCGTGCTTCATCGCGGACGTGGCAGTGCTGCCGCGCTGGATCAAGGTCTCGCAGGCCGTGGACTACGTGGCCGGCGTGCATCCGCGCTTCGACCGCGCGAAGGCCGACGCCTTCCTCGCGAAGACGACGCTCCCGCGCGACAAGAAGGTGGGCAAGCTCTCGAAGGGCATGGTGACGCAGCTGCACCTCGCGCTCGTCATGGCCATCGACGCGAAGCTGCTGGTGCTGGACGAGCCCACGCTCGGCCTCGACATCCTCTTCCGCAAGCAGTTCTACGACTCGCTGCTGAACGACTACTTCGACGGCAAGCGCACCATCCTCGTGACCACTCACCAGGTGGAAGAGATCCAGCACGTCCTCACCGACGTGGCCTTCATCAACCGCGGCCGCATCGTGCTGGATTCCTCGATGGAAGCGTTCGAGGGGCGCTTCTCGGAAGTGATGGTGATGCCCGAGAACGCCGAAGCGGCGCGCGCGTTGTCGCCGCTGCACGAGCGGCAGGTCTTCGGCCGCAGCATCCTGCTCTACGACAACGCGAACCGGACGCGCCTGGCCGAGCTGGGCGAGGTGCGCACGCCGAGCATCGCGGATGTCTTCGTGGCTCTCATCGGCAACGACGCAGGCACCGCGCAACGGGTGGCGGCATGA